The Nitrospinota bacterium genome has a segment encoding these proteins:
- a CDS encoding PilN domain-containing protein — translation MIRINLVARHIPKVNKLIQRQAVYLITLVAIAIFVSMFWMVSAFANKSNLQSKLDVLKLEQTRLIEVKKKNAEFILKKERREGILKTIKILESRRVGPGNFLDYLNIILPIDVWLTKVTETNTNISIIGYTFSPQAVAELMRSMENSEHFSNVELTSIEKQNLNEQELKSFTITCNWDVEIVPASVPDKKGGKS, via the coding sequence GTGATCCGTATAAATCTTGTAGCCAGGCACATTCCAAAGGTAAACAAACTTATCCAGCGGCAAGCAGTTTACCTTATCACCCTGGTAGCAATAGCCATATTTGTTTCCATGTTCTGGATGGTTTCCGCTTTTGCAAATAAATCCAATTTGCAGAGCAAGCTGGATGTTTTGAAGCTTGAGCAGACGAGGCTGATTGAAGTAAAGAAAAAAAATGCAGAATTTATATTGAAAAAGGAACGGAGGGAAGGAATCCTCAAGACCATCAAAATTCTTGAAAGCCGAAGAGTGGGACCTGGGAACTTTCTGGATTACCTGAACATTATTCTCCCGATAGATGTCTGGCTTACGAAAGTCACCGAAACGAATACTAATATTTCAATTATCGGATATACGTTTTCTCCGCAGGCAGTTGCGGAATTGATGAGATCCATGGAGAACTCGGAACATTTTTCCAACGTGGAGCTAACAAGCATTGAAAAGCAAAATCTGAACGAACAGGAACTGAAATCTTTCACTATTACATGCAACTGGGATGTGGAAATAGTGCCTGCCTCTGTACCTGATAAAAAAGGCGGAAAAAGTTAA
- a CDS encoding type 4a pilus biogenesis protein PilO, translated as MKFDLEDILEKFLEKLFNWLPYEKIAAMDLKARWGVIGGAPIFVVIIFYFLIIHSISSEARNIQEKVVTVEADIKASQLVEKNMPNIAKEISLLDDQLYYMRKQLPEQKEIPNLIDQVSNFGTQAGLEFMTFKPLQEQEQDFYAEVPVQIEMLGPFHNILSFFDRISRMPRILTVSNLEISKYQGAKKPTSSGTAVVAKCKAVTYRFLEAKVDAKPDEKKAKK; from the coding sequence ATGAAATTTGACCTTGAGGATATTCTTGAAAAGTTTCTTGAAAAACTATTCAACTGGCTTCCATACGAAAAGATTGCAGCTATGGATTTAAAAGCAAGATGGGGAGTAATAGGAGGCGCGCCAATATTTGTTGTAATCATATTCTATTTTCTTATAATCCATTCCATCTCTTCAGAGGCCAGGAATATTCAGGAAAAGGTTGTTACTGTTGAGGCAGATATCAAAGCCAGCCAGCTTGTGGAAAAAAATATGCCGAACATTGCAAAAGAGATCAGCCTTCTTGACGACCAGTTGTACTACATGAGAAAACAGCTCCCTGAACAGAAGGAAATCCCGAATCTAATTGACCAAGTGTCAAACTTCGGAACACAGGCAGGCCTTGAATTTATGACTTTTAAACCTTTGCAGGAACAGGAACAGGATTTTTACGCCGAAGTACCGGTTCAGATAGAAATGCTTGGGCCTTTTCACAATATATTAAGTTTTTTCGACAGAATAAGCAGAATGCCCAGAATACTAACTGTTTCAAATCTTGAAATAAGCAAATACCAGGGTGCAAAGAAACCTACGTCATCCGGTACTGCCGTAGTGGCAAAGTGCAAGGCTGTCACATACAGGTTTCTTGAAGCAAAAGTTGACGCGAAACCTGATGAAAAAAAGGCTAAGAAATAG